From the Kribbella sp. CA-293567 genome, the window TACGAGCAGGCGGCGCGACTCGTCACGGCGGCTGTCGGCGTACGGGGGCTGGCTGATCGGTCCCTGCCGGACGAGGCCCGGATCGAGCAGACAGCGCTGAGCCGCCTCGGCGAAGCGAACTTCGCAAAGGCGGCTCGGGAAGGCGCGGAGACGGACTGGAGTCAGCTGGCCGACGTCACGCTCGCTTCTTGAACGTGGACGACGCCCACAGGTAGCCGGCCAGCGTGATGCCGAGGCACCAGGCGAGGGCTGCGACCATGTCTCCGGTCTGCGGCGTGCCATTGAGGAATCCGCGCAGTGTCTCGATGATCGGCGTGAAGGGCTGGTACTGCGCGAACTGCTTCACGCCCGGCCCCATCTTGTCCGCCGGCACGATCGCGCTGCTGAAGAACGGCAGCATGATCAGCGGTACGGCGGCCATCCCCGCTGTCTCGGGCGACTTCGCCGACAATCCCAGCGCGACGGTGAGCCAGGCGGTCGCGAATCCGAGCAGGACGACGAGAGCCAGCACGCCCAGCCAGTCGACGAATCCCGCCGAAGGACTGAACCCCAGCGCGAACGCCAGCCCGATGAGCGCCGCGATCGCGACCAGGTTGGTCAGCACACTCGCTACGACGTGGCCGTTGAGCACCGCGCCACTGGAGATGTCCATCGCCTTGAACCGGTTGATGATGCCCTTGGTCATGTCGGAGTTCACCGCGACGGCAACACCGCCCAAGCCGTAGCAGACCGCCAGCAACATCAGCCCGGGTGTCACGTAGTCGACGTAGTCCACGCCGACGTTGAAGGCGTCACCGAACACGTACACGAACATCAGCATCATCACGATCGGCATCAGCACCGCGTTGAACACCGAGGTCGGGTTCCGGGCGATGTGCTTGAAGTTGCGGCGCAACATCACGACCGAGTGGGACTGGGTGCTCATTTCGCGACCTCCGTCGGGTGGCCCGTGAGGGCGAGGAAGACATCATCGAGATCAGGGGTGTGCACGGAGAACTCCTCCGCGCTCAGTGCGTACTCGTCGAGCCGGTCCAGCAGCGCCCGCAGCGACTGCGTTCCGGCGTCACTGGGCACCTGCAGGACGAGGTTGTCGTCGTCCCTCGTGGCGTCCTGGAAGAGTTGGGCCGCCGCTTCTAGCTGTTGCATATCGGTGAACTTCAGCCGCACGTGCGTGCCAGGAATCAGCCGCTTCAACTCAGCCGGAGTGCCCTGGGCAACCAACTTGCCCTGGTCGAGCACGGCCACCAGGTCGGCCAGTTGGTCAGCCTCTTCGAGGTACTGCGTGGTCAGGAAGATCGTCACCCCGTCGGCCACCAGCTCGCGGATGATCGCCCACATCGTCCGCCGGCTCCGCGGGTCGAGCCCGGTCGTCGGCTCGTCCAGGAAGATGATCCGCGGCTCGCCGACCAGCGTCATCGCCAGATCGAGCTTGCGCTTCATGCCCCCGGAGTACGTCGCCACCGGCTTCTGCGCCGACTCCACCAGCTCGAACCGCTCCAACAGGCCCTCGACGACCTGCTTGCCGTTCTTGACCCGCCGGAGATCAGCCATCAACTCGAGGTTCTCGTACCCCGTCAGCAACTCGTCCACAGCGGCGAACTGCCCGGTCACCCCGATGACCTTCCGGACCTCCTTGGTCGCTCCGGCAACGTCATGCCCGCCAACCGACGCCGTCCCACCATCGGCTTCCATCAACGTGGTCAACACGTTGACCGTCGTCGTCTTCCCCGCTCCGTTGGGCCCCAGCAGGGAAAAGATCGTCCCCGCCGGAACCTCCAGATCAATGCCGTCCAGCACGACCTTGTCCCCAAACGCCTTCCGCAGCCCCGAGACCGCGATCGCTGTTTCTCTCATGGGCCAACCATGTCGGCCGCCCCTGACACCCTCCTGACACCGCCCTGACACGGTGTGGAGGCCGCCGTCATCACCGCGTCGGGCACCGCAGTGCGTACGCAGCAAGCAAAAGGCCTGTCTCTCGGAGACCTGGCGTCGGGCGCACATCATGATGACGGCGACGACTCTGGCAACTGTCGTTGGAACCCGCGAGGATGCACAACCAGCGCTGGCATCCACCGCTGGCCCGCTCATGCGCTACCAGGCCGCGCCTGACGCGAGCAGTGCGCCCAGCAGTGCCGTGGTTGAGTCCCGATGACGCCGATTGGGTAGTGTCGTAGCGTGACTGCTGAAGGCGGTACGGAATCCACCCTATGGAAGATTCACGGTGAGCGACTCGTCGATGACACCCGTCGGCTGCGGTTGAGCATCGCTTCCGTCGAGCTACCCGATGGTGTCCGGTTCGAGCAGTACGTTCTGCGGATGCCGAAGGCCGCCATGATGGTGGTGCTCGATGACCAGCAAGAGAACGTGTTGATGA encodes:
- a CDS encoding ABC transporter permease, which produces MSTQSHSVVMLRRNFKHIARNPTSVFNAVLMPIVMMLMFVYVFGDAFNVGVDYVDYVTPGLMLLAVCYGLGGVAVAVNSDMTKGIINRFKAMDISSGAVLNGHVVASVLTNLVAIAALIGLAFALGFSPSAGFVDWLGVLALVVLLGFATAWLTVALGLSAKSPETAGMAAVPLIMLPFFSSAIVPADKMGPGVKQFAQYQPFTPIIETLRGFLNGTPQTGDMVAALAWCLGITLAGYLWASSTFKKRA
- a CDS encoding ATP-binding cassette domain-containing protein, whose amino-acid sequence is MRETAIAVSGLRKAFGDKVVLDGIDLEVPAGTIFSLLGPNGAGKTTTVNVLTTLMEADGGTASVGGHDVAGATKEVRKVIGVTGQFAAVDELLTGYENLELMADLRRVKNGKQVVEGLLERFELVESAQKPVATYSGGMKRKLDLAMTLVGEPRIIFLDEPTTGLDPRSRRTMWAIIRELVADGVTIFLTTQYLEEADQLADLVAVLDQGKLVAQGTPAELKRLIPGTHVRLKFTDMQQLEAAAQLFQDATRDDDNLVLQVPSDAGTQSLRALLDRLDEYALSAEEFSVHTPDLDDVFLALTGHPTEVAK